CCGTCGGGCTGGCGCTCAGGGAGGTGGTCGGCTGATGTACAGAATAAACTTGCTGCCGCAGGAACTCCTTGCCGATGCCGCAGGTAAAAAGCGCGATGTCCTGCTGCCGGGGGCCATTGTTTTAAGCGGTGTCCTTCTTACGGCATATATAATTCTTGCGGTTTACAATTATATCGGATATTTGCATGTTAACGAAAAGAAAACAGCGCTGCAGAACCTTGAGCCTCAAATAAAGCACGTGGAATCTCTCGAAAGCCAAACCGCCAAAGACAAGGAACAGCTTGGGGTCCTGGCGGGGGCCGATTCGGAAAGACGCCATTATTACTCCGTGCTTGAAAGCGTCTACTCTAAACTTCCGGTCGACATGTGGCTGACCAGGTTCACCGTTTCCTGCCTGGCGCCTTCGGAAAAAACTTCGGGAAAACAATCCGACGAGCTTAAACCGGAAGATTTTCAAAAGCCTACCCAACTGGTCATCCAGGGGGGAACCGGTTCCCTTGCTTCCGTGGGCGTGTACCTGAACAAGTTATTGGAATTCCCTTACTTAAAAACGGTGACTTTGAAGGAAGTCAGGGAGATAGAAGTCACGCCGGAACAGCCGTCGCCAACGGTACAGCCGGAGGGTGACCGACCGGCGGTACAGCAAGCGGCGGAAAACGTGCGAGTAACGGTGTTCACCATAGAAGCGGTGCTGGCGGAAGGGGGATGGCGGTAATGCGGCAGAAACTCGCCCGCCGGGAGCAATTTTTATTGTTTGTTTTGGGAGTTCTGATCGTGACGTATCTTTACTGGCTCTACTTGCTGCAGCCGCAACTGACGGCCCGCAACAACGTGCTGTCGGAACTTGAGACGGCGAACGAGTTGTTGAAAAAAGGCCAAAACATCGCCGAATCGCTTCCCCGCGCAGAGCAGGCGCAGGAAGATGTGAAGAAGCAATTATCTAAAGTGATGCCAAAGTTCAGCAACGAGATGCAGGACGGGGCGGTACTCGTGGACATCGGACTGACGGCCGTAAAACAGGGCGTGGATGTGACGCTTGTCCGCCCTGCCCGGGTTGTGGACAAGAAGTATTACCTCGAGCTTCCTTTTGAGTTCCAGGTGCGGGGCGACTACCCTCAGGTGATGCAGTTTATCAGTAAGATAGAAAATCTGGCCAATATTTCGGAAATCCGAAAACTTGACATTATGACGGAGGCCTTGGCTGAAGACGAAGGCGCGTCTCCTCTCGCAGCTTACGGTCGAGTGGTTGCCGATTTTATTCCGGTGATCTACGCGGCGCCTACACCACAGAACAAGATCCAGCTTGAAGCCTTGGCTAAGTGGGAACTTCACCGTCCTAACATGTTCGATGTGCAAACGACGGAAAGTCCATATCCCGGCATCGAACCGCCGCCTAAAGGCCCGTTCACGGGACCCGGAACAGGCTCGTTGATAGGTATAGGACAAGAGACGGGTATGGGAACGGGTTTTGAACCGGTACCCGAACAGGGTGTTGAGCCGGGTATGGACACGGGATTTCCGGGAACGGAGCCGGGGGCGGATGCGGGACTACAGGGAAATGAACCGGAACCGGATGCGGGACTGCCGGCAACGGAACCGGATACGAATGCCGGGTTGTAAAAACGACGGTATACACGATTGCTTTATATCGGGAAGGTACTGATGAAGAAGCGACATAAAGCGGCAAAACGATCTGTTTGGACCCGTGGAGGCTGCGGACTGCCGTGTCTTCAAGACGGCGGGCGGAACTTTATAAGCCCGCGCGGTTCACTTCTCCGCAAAAGTGAAATTCTCCTGCGAAACGACCGGGGACAGGCCGCGCTGCTAGCGATAACGCTGATACTGCTGCTCGTCATCCTTACTACCGCGAGCCTTACCGTTACCGGTTTTACCAAACGCGCTTCATCGACTCAGCTGGAGAGGGCGCAGGCCTTCTACGCGGCCGAAGCCGGAATAAACCGCGCCCTGGCCGTTCTGCAAAGAGACCCGATGTGGTCGGGTTCAGCAAAGAGCGAGGATGACCAAGTCGATGGAGATGAGGTTGAGGGCGCCGTTGCGGACGGCG
The sequence above is a segment of the Bacillota bacterium genome. Coding sequences within it:
- the pilO gene encoding type 4a pilus biogenesis protein PilO — its product is MRQKLARREQFLLFVLGVLIVTYLYWLYLLQPQLTARNNVLSELETANELLKKGQNIAESLPRAEQAQEDVKKQLSKVMPKFSNEMQDGAVLVDIGLTAVKQGVDVTLVRPARVVDKKYYLELPFEFQVRGDYPQVMQFISKIENLANISEIRKLDIMTEALAEDEGASPLAAYGRVVADFIPVIYAAPTPQNKIQLEALAKWELHRPNMFDVQTTESPYPGIEPPPKGPFTGPGTGSLIGIGQETGMGTGFEPVPEQGVEPGMDTGFPGTEPGADAGLQGNEPEPDAGLPATEPDTNAGL